The following are from one region of the Canis lupus baileyi chromosome 25, mCanLup2.hap1, whole genome shotgun sequence genome:
- the C25H12orf54 gene encoding uncharacterized protein C12orf54 homolog isoform X1: MAQHIFQDQEQRTSGQNRKSTDDTMRPKEIQLTITEALWDQVRMAFRDIQKELQEDARIRGMSNFSMTPRSSTARTGSVGPPNSGMTLNLRSTGELPSRVHPHNLRR; this comes from the exons ATGGCACAGCATATCTTCCAAGATCAAGAGCAAAGGACATCTGGGCAGAATAG aaaatccACTGATGACACAATGAGACCAAAG GAAATACAGCTAACAATCACTGAAGCTCTTTGGGACCAA GTACGAATGGCTTTTAGGGATATACAAAAGGAG CTGCAGGAAGATGCTCGGATTCGAG GGATGAGCAACTTCTCCATGACACCCAGGTCATCTACAGCTAGGACTGG AAGTGTCGGGCCTCCAAATTCTGGGATGACCctaaatttgagaagcactggagAGCTGCCATCAAGGGTCCACCCCCACAACCTAAGAAGATAG
- the C25H12orf54 gene encoding uncharacterized protein C12orf54 homolog isoform X2: MAQHIFQDQEQRTSGQNRKSTDDTMRPKVRMAFRDIQKELQEDARIRGMSNFSMTPRSSTARTGSVGPPNSGMTLNLRSTGELPSRVHPHNLRR; this comes from the exons ATGGCACAGCATATCTTCCAAGATCAAGAGCAAAGGACATCTGGGCAGAATAG aaaatccACTGATGACACAATGAGACCAAAG GTACGAATGGCTTTTAGGGATATACAAAAGGAG CTGCAGGAAGATGCTCGGATTCGAG GGATGAGCAACTTCTCCATGACACCCAGGTCATCTACAGCTAGGACTGG AAGTGTCGGGCCTCCAAATTCTGGGATGACCctaaatttgagaagcactggagAGCTGCCATCAAGGGTCCACCCCCACAACCTAAGAAGATAG